The following proteins are encoded in a genomic region of Pelodictyon phaeoclathratiforme BU-1:
- a CDS encoding bacteriochlorophyll a protein yields MALFGTKDTTTAHSDYEIVLEGGSSSWGKVKCRAKVNVPPALPLLPADCNIKINVKPLDPAKGFVRFSAVIESIVDSTKSKLVVEADIANETKERRICVGEGSVSVGDFSHSFSFEGSVVNLFYYRSDAVKRNVPNPIYMQGRQFHDIIMKVPLDNPDVIDTWEGTLRALQSTGTFNDWIREFWFIGPAFTALNEGGQRISKIEVNSIGTQSGEKGPVGVTRWRFSHGGSGIVDSIARWAELFPADKLNRPASVEAGFRSDSQGIEVKVDGDFPGVSVDAGGGLRRILNHPLIPLVHHGMVGKFNDFTVDAQLKVVLPKGYKVRYAAPQFRSQNLEEYRWSGGAYGRWVEHVCKGGTGQFEVLYAQ; encoded by the coding sequence ATGGCTCTTTTCGGCACAAAAGACACCACTACCGCACACTCAGATTACGAAATCGTTCTCGAGGGCGGTTCGAGCTCATGGGGCAAGGTAAAATGTCGGGCGAAGGTTAATGTACCGCCGGCACTTCCCTTGTTACCGGCTGACTGTAACATCAAGATCAATGTAAAACCTCTCGATCCCGCAAAGGGGTTCGTCAGGTTTTCGGCTGTTATTGAGTCAATTGTAGACAGCACAAAAAGCAAGTTGGTTGTAGAGGCTGATATTGCCAATGAAACCAAGGAAAGAAGAATCTGCGTCGGTGAAGGCTCTGTATCCGTAGGCGACTTCTCTCACTCGTTCTCCTTTGAAGGCTCTGTTGTCAATCTCTTCTACTATCGCTCCGACGCAGTCAAAAGAAATGTCCCGAACCCGATCTACATGCAGGGGCGTCAGTTCCATGACATTATCATGAAAGTTCCGCTTGACAATCCCGATGTTATCGACACTTGGGAAGGCACCCTTCGGGCGCTTCAGTCAACTGGCACCTTCAACGACTGGATTCGCGAGTTCTGGTTTATCGGACCTGCTTTTACCGCCCTGAATGAAGGTGGTCAGAGAATTTCAAAAATCGAGGTCAACAGCATCGGCACCCAGAGCGGAGAAAAAGGACCTGTTGGTGTTACAAGATGGCGTTTCTCTCATGGCGGTTCCGGTATTGTCGATTCTATTGCTCGCTGGGCAGAACTCTTCCCTGCTGACAAACTGAATCGGCCTGCATCAGTTGAAGCTGGCTTCCGTTCTGACTCTCAGGGTATTGAGGTTAAGGTTGATGGTGATTTCCCCGGCGTATCGGTCGATGCCGGCGGTGGTCTTCGCAGAATCCTGAACCACCCGCTCATCCCGCTGGTACACCACGGAATGGTAGGAAAATTCAACGACTTTACCGTCGATGCCCAGTTGAAAGTTGTACTGCCAAAGGGATACAAAGTCCGTTATGCAGCACCTCAGTTCCGTTCCCAGAACCTTGAAGAATATCGCTGGAGCGGTGGCGCTTATGGCCGCTGGGTCGAGCATGTTTGCAAGGGCGGTACCGGACAGTTTGAAGTGCTCTACGCTCAATAA